TATtcctttattccaataatattttgactgtattctcATAACTTTAggactttttgtcataatattacaagtttattatttatgtatatttttattataattttatttaatttattttcatatttctaaatttttgctgtttttttttttttacaatatcagTTTTTTTGTacggtaattatgactttattccaataatattttgactttattctcataactatAGGACTTTTCCCAcatattccaactgtatttgttgtcttgtttgtaTTTCATAACAATGGCGCTATATAATGGATGTTAAAGGGCCGCGCGGTGCTTCACGTGGCGCTGAGGAACCGCTCCAACACTCCCATCATGGTGGACGGCAAAGACGTGATGCCGGAGGTCAATAAAGTTTTGGACAAGATGAAGGACTTCTGTGACGTGAGTGAAATGCCATCATGTGACATCATGGTGTCAGTCGGAATGTGAACGTTTCCCAACGTTTGCTTGTAGAGAGTTCGTAGCGGTCAGTGGAAAGGCTACACAGGAAAAGCCATCACAGACGTGGTTAACATCGGAATAGGAGGATCTGACCTTGTAAGCGTTTCATTCCTGAGCGTCTTCACCCTAAAAGCCTCTTGATGATCTCGGAACTCGGATCCACTGATCTCCTTTGGACCCCAGGGCCCCCTGATGGTGACCGAGGCCCTGAAGCCCTACGCCAAGGATGGGCCGCGAGTGTGCTTCGTGTCCAACATTGACGGGACGCACATCGCAAAGACGCTAGCGCATCTCGACGCTGAGACCACGCTCTTCATCATCGCATCCAAGgtacactattagagccctgtagacatgaaataacacccctatagtcacatgtacacgtctattacccaataagtagacataataagagtaaatctgccatttaaaatatgtataatactGTTTTTACTCGtggttattgattttttttaacagtgaaGTCAATTCAGACCCAAAGTTTTgtcaataatataacaatatattcacaatatgtaagatatggaaaaaaaagaaaattaaattcaataaaattaaataaaacataacttcAACATAGAATTCAATATaactaaataaagtcaaaataaaaattctaaataaataaattcaaattaaaagttttaaatttgtgaataatgtaacaatatatatgcaatatataagaaaaggaaacaaattaaattcaataaaattaaataaatcaacTTCAACATAGAATTTAATAtgattaaataaaatcaaaataaaaaatcaaaataaataaatttgatttaaaagttttaaatttgtgaataatgtaacaatatatacacaatatataagaaaaggaaaaaaataattcaaataaaattacataaaatataactTCAACATAGAAttcaatataattaaataaaatccaaataaaaattctaaataaataaattcaaattaaaagttttaaattatatacatatatatatacaaaacatTATATACGCAAtatataaaaaaggaaaaaaatatattaaataaaatataacttCAACATAGAAttcaatataattaaataaaatcaaaattctaaataaataaattcaaattaaaagttttaaatttgtgaataatgtaacaataaatTCGCAAAATataaggaaaaaaatcaattcaataaattagattaaatataataaaatacaattaaaataaatacatttaaattaaataaaatgtaataatttacatttgtgaataatgtaacaatatatactgtaaacagCAATATataagaaaagtaaaaaaaataaaattctattcagtaaaataaattaaataaaatacaattagatgaaataaaattcaataaaaagtaataatgtcCTCCTGTGTcctgtaaaaataacaaaattgtataacaatatcaacattGTAGTCATATGTCcaacacacataaaaataacTTCACGTTTATCCATCCAATACTAATCCTGCATATGAGACTATTGATACAGTACACGGTTCTATCACTCAGCCTGAGACTGTAGTAAAGTACATGTACTACATGTACTACATGAAGCTATCATGTGTTGCTACTTTAATGTCGGCTCTCGTTATTCATTCTTGCCGACGGGCCTTTCCTTTGCAGACCTTCACCACCCAGGAGACCATCACCAACGCCGAGTCGGCCAAAGAATGGTTCCTTGAACACACCAAAGACGTGAGCGCGGACCCCCGAGTCCACCACAGAGCGACTTGCAATCCGACAGATCTACTGCCTTGCTCAATTTCAAATGTCATTTTCCCACAGACACACGCCGTGGCCAAACATTTTGTGGCGTTGTCCACCAATGGCGTGAGTTACAGCACATTTGGATGGAAACCACGTCTGTCAATGATGTCGCCTTCagtttctttctctctctctctctctctatctcgaTCAGCCCAAAGTGAAAGACTTCGGCATCGACACGGAGAACATGTTTGAGTTCTGGGATGTGAGTGCTCTTTAAGCTCTCTTATCTGCAGACAGAACACGGGGGGTGTCTATATTTAAACAAGGCTTTTTGACCCTGCAACATACCACCCACCAGTTATTATTGGTGGTGACCTTCTCCCTTGCAGAGGTGACTGTACAGCAAAGGTAGTAGAGCTGCCTTTAGTTACATTGTTGGAGTACAATGTATACATGATGTACTGTAAGCACGAACCTACTCATATTTACTCATATGATgtcatgattttattttattttttcatgcaTGCTTTCTTCCAGTGGGTCGGAGGTCGCTTCTCCTTGTGGTCAGCGATTGGCATGGCCATCGCCCTGCACATCGGTACCGTATAAGCTAAGGAAGTGTTAGCATTTCAACATTTGAAGGGCAAGAAATCATATTTAGGAACGTAAATATGAGCcaagaaatacaataaataatgtcaataaaatacaaatacaaataaattatacataaaatgcgaaataaaattaatattttattaatatttctttaaaaataaaatacatgaatattgaatatcataataatattattattactcgtCATTTTAGTAACTTTtcctttaatttatttgaaaactcatttattcaaacatataaaaaaattatatttttattttattttatattttattatatgagtatatacagtagatgtatcttaataatttatttcaaataaataatacagtaatataaataattatgcaTGTTATGATAATAGCTGTCTAGGATGTGTcacttatttcatttttaatatataataataataataattacttgtAGCTTTTAGCATCCAAAACTATTAAAAGTTAAACACAATTTCATCATGTAGTACAatatttttactcatttttgaCCACATCTTTTCCTTCCTTAGGGTTCGACAACTTTGAGAAGCTTCTTTCAGGCGCTCACTGGATGGTAAGTCAACTAGGAGGccaaacaatatattttatataattaataataattaatatattttactgCTTTATGAACATGTTCTGCATCCTTGTAGTGTCTTATCGGTGCTCTGTTGGATGTGTCTGTTATTCTATTTACTACTGTTACCAGTAGAGGGGGTGGTGTATACTCACGTGAAAGTTGAAGACACCAACAGTCCCGATTGGCTAAGAGAAGAGCCCGCTTATTTGTGTTCtgcgttctgattggctgttgaccattgtcaatcaatgaGTTTCCTGTTGTATGATCGCTAGAtcgctagcagctagcaaggcTATATATGATTCTTGGGTTCGTGGAGGACGACGAGTGGAATATGTTTTAATATGGATACATCGTGGCACTTCTCTTTTCATTGTGGAGTTAATTCGTGAGCGACTTAATTTAAACGAAATTCgaactttgagagtgtttaaacaagagagaaatgtgatAAAATGTTAGCGTTACAGCCTGTACAAAACTATAGTCGGCTACTTTCACTTATCGCGGGCGGTAAATGAGGTAAAaatgatggtaaaaaaaaaatacaccatcTCCATGACAAGAAGTGTATGAGAAGATTTACCTTTCCAGGACAACCACTTCCGGACGGCTCCTTTGGATAAAAACGCCCCGGTGCTGCTGGCCCTGCTGGGCATCTGGTACATCAACTTCTTCCACACGGAGACCCACGCCATGCTGCCCTACGACCAGTACATGCACCGCTTTGCCGCCTACTTTCAGCAGGTCAGAACAGCAACACTATTACAGAAAAACCGATGGTTAAATTCCTTGAAAtcagttgtgtttgtgttgcccTTCCACAACCTGGACAGGGGTATGCATTGAAAATCCCGTGGTACaaaataaggaagacaatccacgatgacttgacgtatatttaccctcaggatttattcatCCTCTCAAAAATAACACTTCATATATCATAATATGATTACATGAACAATTACCCATTtatttccagacacatttcacatattcCAATTAGCttgcttcatgctattaactgtacattaaggcttgctagcattagccatttcgctaatgttcaaatgctctacaacacattttataacaaacattttgcagtcagctgtttacacTAGCAACTTTATAAACTCtttacatattttacaaaatataaattatctctactttgtactaacctgcggtacagaataaggaagacaatccacgatgacttgacgtatattcacacTCAGGgtttattcttcttctgtggttttgtcacctactctatagCACCATCGCTGCCAGCACCACCTAGTGGAcattgcggtattacacccaaacgcccacaatggagatttggttattttagaaacaaacatatattaaaaaaatagggtgtcttttttcttttacaactgaattttctatgtatgacatgaactattagtactcttaaatgctctgaacatatttatgcattttaaacagtttttttaaaaccatattaccttatcttttatgtaccttataTTAGTATGTTAAaggttatttatattattttctacaTTCCACATTTTGGTCACTTGTTTGCTAggctaaattatttattattaattaataaatttattattttatttatattttttataaatataattattttgctGAAGTCACTTTTGTAtgtgaaaatgtataaaaaatataaaaaaaaaacagaaaatggcaTATGCCAGGCTAGCTCACTGTGCTATTTCCACGGAAATTGAACGGGTTGAGGGTGTGTGCTGCCCCCCACGCgcggtcaaaaaaaaaaaacacgactagAACACATAGAGCACTTTTTTGCGTTATATCTGCACTGGCGGGGCACAATGCCATTTGCCCCGAATGCGGAATTGCTATGCAGCACTGTACAATATCATACCTtctttatcacggttaattccattggaatatttttatagttataaaACCTGTCTATAACCttataaatatggtttttaacatgattagagctctcttaacataaaataacacccctatggtcgcgtttaaaattgtattacccaatttaatttgcttggaaatgcttaaatTTGGCCCAAAATTAGTAaaaattgcttaaatatgcatatttgtttttataaaaatttaattttgatttattcatggatacatttttgaaagattgtgatggatttattttttatctttagctTTTTTATTTGATTGGCATTACGACCAATCAGCGATACAAATACACACCTtacttcaaataaataaatctgccATGATTTCTCCGCTTTGCAGGGGGACATGGAGTCCAATGGCAAGTACGTGACCAAACACGGCACTCGGGTCAACTACCACACCGGGCCCATCGTGTGGGGGGAGCCCGGCACCAACGGACAGCACGCCTTCTACCAGCTCATCCACCAAGGTAGCTCCATCAGCGCCGGAGGACGCCCCTGAAAGTAGATTTGCTTATCTGGGGTGTTtttgctgcattcagggacccGCATGGTGCCGTCAGACTTCCTCATCCCGGCCCAGTCTCAGCACCCCATCAGGGACAACCTGCACCACAAGGCAGGTCCATGTAGTGTTTGCTACAATGtactaaaatgaatattttgtacTACGTGCTTCACTGCAGATCCTGCTGGCCAACTTCCTGGCCCAGACGGAGGCCCTCATGAGGGGTAAGACCACCGAGGAGGCCCGTAAGGAGCTGGAGACCAGCGGTCTGAGCGGAGAGGATCTGGAGAAGATCCTTCCACATAAGGTGAGTGGAAGGAAACACGCCGCTGTGAGTAATCTGACTCTGGACTCGAGTGACCGCCCCCCTGGGGGTCCAGTAATGTGTGGGTGTTCCCTTTCAAGGTGTTCCAAGGAAACAGACCCACCAACTCCATCATCTTCAAGAAACTCACCCCCTACATGCTGGGTGCTCTCATAGGTGAGGAAAATTTGGTCATTTAtgcaaattatatttaaaaaactaagtctttaaatatgttgtgtgttttttttgcagccatGTACGAACACAAGATCTTCATCCAGGGTCTGATGTGGGAGATTAACAGTTTTGACCAGTGGGGGTGAGacactttattgttattaaagcCTACAGTGTGAATagaaaggacaggaagtgtgatttgtgtgtatttattgtgtgtgtttgtgttgttagaGTGGAACTGGGCAAACAGTTGGCAAAGAAGATCGAGCCCGAGCTGAAGGACGCCGCCGAGGTCCACTCTCACGACGCCTCCACCAACGGACTCATCAACTTCCTGAAAAATAACTTTTCCTGAACTTTATAACCATCACTTTGTCCTTTGTCCCACACTCAAAGGACAAACACTTTTGTGAATCCCTCACCGttgtcaaaaaatattatgCAACAAACCCCATGGAGTCATACCTCATATTAAAGGCCACGGCGAAGGCTTTCCACGTGTGTAATTATTTTGTCAATATGCCC
The Doryrhamphus excisus isolate RoL2022-K1 chromosome 12, RoL_Dexc_1.0, whole genome shotgun sequence genome window above contains:
- the gpib gene encoding glucose-6-phosphate isomerase b; the protein is MGLTQDPVFHRLQEWYTAHALNLNMRHMFDADKERFNKFSLNLQTEDGDILLDYSKNLITDEVVKMLVDLAKSRGMEAAREKMFTGEKVNFTEGRAVLHVALRNRSNTPIMVDGKDVMPEVNKVLDKMKDFCDRVRSGQWKGYTGKAITDVVNIGIGGSDLGPLMVTEALKPYAKDGPRVCFVSNIDGTHIAKTLAHLDAETTLFIIASKTFTTQETITNAESAKEWFLEHTKDTHAVAKHFVALSTNGPKVKDFGIDTENMFEFWDWVGGRFSLWSAIGMAIALHIGFDNFEKLLSGAHWMDNHFRTAPLDKNAPVLLALLGIWYINFFHTETHAMLPYDQYMHRFAAYFQQGDMESNGKYVTKHGTRVNYHTGPIVWGEPGTNGQHAFYQLIHQGTRMVPSDFLIPAQSQHPIRDNLHHKILLANFLAQTEALMRGKTTEEARKELETSGLSGEDLEKILPHKVFQGNRPTNSIIFKKLTPYMLGALIAMYEHKIFIQGLMWEINSFDQWGVELGKQLAKKIEPELKDAAEVHSHDASTNGLINFLKNNFS